GTTGATCACAAAATTATCCTCCAGCATCTGGCGGGTACTTTTGGCAACATTGGTCATATCCCCGAATTGGTGTGCTCCTTTGCTCCAAAGCCATTCATAGACCTGATTTCCGCGAAATGCCTTATCGCCATTGGCGGTAAAAAAATCACGCAATTGGTCTTTTGTCAGAGCTCGTATATCTTTCTTTTCCGTTTGCATGGTGCAAATTTAGATATTAGTATTGACAAGTTCACAATCGGAGTTAATATTTTAAGTTTTAGCGCCCTCAAAAACAGCACTATTTTCTTTACTTTTGCACAAAACTTTTACAAAATGCACTTTATCTCTCCTGAATTAGAATTATATGCTGAAAAAAATTCCGAGCAAGAACCGGAATTACTGGCCCGCCTGAACAAAGAAACGCACCAGAAAGTATTACAGCCAAGGATGCTGAGCGGCCATTTTCAGGGAAGGGTATTGAGTATGCTGTCGAAGATCATCCGTCCTGCTGCAATATTAGAAATCGGCACCTTTACGGGATATGCTACATTATGCCTTGCAGAAGGGCTTGCACCCAATGGCGTATTACACACCATCGATATTAAGGAAGAACTTGTTGATTTTCAGCGTAAATATTTTGATCTTTCCCCGTGGGGCGGGCAAATACACCAGCATTTAGGAGAGGCCCTGGCTATTATTCCTAAACTGGATACGCGGTTTGATCTTGTTTTTATTGATGCTGACAAAGAGAATTACCTCAATTATTTTAACCTTATTGTCCCGATGATGAATCCGGGCGGGATCCTATTATCAGACAATGTATTATGGAGTGGCAAAGTACTGGAAGCTGTTGACCCTAAAGACAAAAGCACCGTTAGCCTTCTGGAATACAATACTGTCATTAACAATGACCCCAGAGTAGCAACGGTACTTCTACCTATTCGTGATGGATTAACGGTTAGTCGGGTGATCTAAATTTTCCTTCTGTAATGGAAAAAAGTGATTACGGGCATATTTATAAACCTGCCACATAATCAGGGACATTGAAATCCCCCACACATACCCACACAATATATCGCCCGGATAATGCAGCCCTAAATAAATACGGCTATAGGCAAATATCAAAGGCCATAGAAAAATAAAGCCCATGTATTTCAAATACGGTTTCATTACGAGATACAGGAATAGGGCTACTGCCATTGAGTTGGAGGCATGCCCGGAGACGAAACTAAAGGAGCTTCTTTTTTGTACAATGCGTATAAAGTGACT
The Flavobacterium kingsejongi genome window above contains:
- a CDS encoding phosphatase PAP2 family protein → MLEYLLELDKNLFVFLNGMGSETFDPLWLFITKQFNWIPIFAIIFYLVFKHLGWKHALLVVVIIALLITLTDQTTNIFKRGFERLRPGNNPEISHFIRIVQKRSSFSFVSGHASNSMAVALFLYLVMKPYLKYMGFIFLWPLIFAYSRIYLGLHYPGDILCGYVWGISMSLIMWQVYKYARNHFFPLQKENLDHPTNR
- a CDS encoding O-methyltransferase, translated to MHFISPELELYAEKNSEQEPELLARLNKETHQKVLQPRMLSGHFQGRVLSMLSKIIRPAAILEIGTFTGYATLCLAEGLAPNGVLHTIDIKEELVDFQRKYFDLSPWGGQIHQHLGEALAIIPKLDTRFDLVFIDADKENYLNYFNLIVPMMNPGGILLSDNVLWSGKVLEAVDPKDKSTVSLLEYNTVINNDPRVATVLLPIRDGLTVSRVI